In the Gossypium raimondii isolate GPD5lz chromosome 9, ASM2569854v1, whole genome shotgun sequence genome, one interval contains:
- the LOC105799869 gene encoding uncharacterized protein LOC105799869, whose translation MILSFLTTLLHRLTLRWPVLLYAATWTVILTAMVAVASFSPEVAFVSAVSQSSSFSKACGTEGSVRVPMDVAGEKLCLPVHLFGKSKIDWIVPPVFAAVIVTGSAWVVRGIGLWEFDEAH comes from the coding sequence atgattctttcttttcttacaACCCTGCTTCATAGACTCACCTTACGGTGGCCGGTGCTACTCTACGCTGCCACGTGGACTGTTATTCTAACTGCGATGGTGGCGGTGGCGTCGTTCTCGCCGGAGGTGGCCTTTGTCTCCGCCGTATCTCAGTCATCTTCGTTCTCGAAAGCGTGCGGAACAGAGGGGTCGGTTAGAGTTCCGATGGACGTGGCGGGAGAGAAGCTGTGCTTGCCGGTTCACCTCTTCGGTAAGTCCAAAATCGATTGGATTGTTCCTCCGGTTTTCGCGGCCGTCATTGTTACTGGGTCGGCTTGGGTGGTCCGTGGCATTGGCTTGTGGGAATTCGACGAGGCCCATTGA